From the genome of Candidatus Roizmanbacteria bacterium, one region includes:
- a CDS encoding ABC-F family ATP-binding cassette domain-containing protein — protein MKVALMGQNGAGKSTLFKLITRKLNPTSGSINVDKRIIIATALQVIPPEEMGLTVEQYFQKHLGEVLPHELKKKLSAVLDVVNLKAPLDKIIKSFSGGQQARLLLASALIQEPDLLLLDEPTNNLDYTGIAHLTDFLINYTKSVIVISHDAEFLNAFTEGVLYLDSHTKKIEQYAGNYNDVLEQIELRIERERRQNAQMERGIQENKDKSNFFAHKGGRMRLVAKKMREKADEMESSKVAVRREDKTIRQFTIPAQEDLVNEFLKITSVTVMQDHKEVTKDIRVFIEKNKHLLIVGPNGIGKSTFIESLINGTAKGVTMSPGIRVGTYRQDFSSLNPDETVYESLSRTMKEATGKIYEQEIRIVASGFLITNEYIYSKIGTLSEGQKGLVAFAQLVLQKPGLLILDEPTNHINFRHLPRIAQALDEYKGMMIFVSHVPEFVAQIRIDEVLDLEE, from the coding sequence ATGAAGGTTGCTTTAATGGGTCAGAACGGTGCCGGTAAAAGTACTTTATTCAAACTGATCACAAGAAAACTTAATCCGACATCTGGTTCAATTAATGTCGATAAACGTATTATCATTGCAACCGCGCTTCAGGTCATTCCACCTGAGGAGATGGGCCTTACTGTAGAACAGTACTTCCAGAAGCATCTTGGCGAGGTACTCCCCCATGAGTTAAAAAAGAAACTAAGCGCGGTACTAGACGTTGTTAACTTGAAGGCACCGTTGGACAAAATAATTAAGTCGTTCTCTGGTGGACAACAAGCCAGACTTCTTCTTGCATCTGCACTGATCCAGGAGCCAGATCTACTTCTTCTTGATGAGCCTACCAACAATCTAGACTACACTGGTATCGCACACCTTACAGACTTTCTCATTAACTACACCAAAAGCGTCATCGTAATCTCCCATGATGCGGAGTTTTTGAATGCCTTCACCGAAGGCGTCCTCTATCTCGATAGTCACACGAAAAAAATTGAGCAGTATGCCGGTAACTACAATGATGTGCTCGAGCAGATTGAGCTAAGAATTGAGCGGGAGAGAAGACAGAATGCGCAGATGGAACGAGGTATCCAGGAAAACAAAGATAAGTCTAATTTTTTTGCCCACAAGGGAGGACGTATGCGATTGGTTGCAAAGAAAATGCGTGAAAAAGCTGATGAAATGGAAAGCTCTAAGGTTGCGGTACGACGAGAGGACAAGACCATACGTCAATTTACCATTCCGGCTCAAGAAGATCTGGTAAATGAGTTTCTCAAAATTACATCGGTTACGGTCATGCAGGATCATAAAGAAGTCACAAAAGATATTCGCGTCTTTATCGAAAAAAACAAACATCTGCTCATCGTCGGACCAAATGGGATTGGTAAAAGCACATTCATCGAGTCGCTAATAAACGGTACGGCCAAAGGTGTAACGATGTCCCCGGGAATTCGGGTAGGTACTTATCGACAGGATTTCTCGTCTTTGAATCCGGACGAAACAGTCTACGAGTCTCTTTCACGAACTATGAAAGAAGCAACGGGCAAAATCTACGAACAGGAAATTCGAATCGTTGCCTCAGGGTTTCTCATAACAAATGAATATATCTACTCGAAAATTGGTACGCTTTCAGAAGGTCAAAAAGGACTCGTAGCATTTGCACAGCTTGTGTTACAAAAACCCGGACTTCTTATACTTGATGAGCCAACCAATCACATCAACTTCCGACATCTTCCAAGAATTGCACAGGCGCTTGATGAGTATAAAGGGATGATGATCTTTGTTTCGCACGTTCCTGAGTTTGTTGCTCAGATCAGAATCGATGAGGTATTGGACTTGGAGGAGTAA
- a CDS encoding DUF2177 family protein has translation MFIKMYLVTLFVFFAIDMVWLGLIAKSFYQSQIGYLMKATPNWTAAIIFYLLFIVGLVVFVVAPSLAKQSWSQALLLGALFGLICYATYDLTNLATIKNWPILVTVVDLIWGTVLSASVSYISYNVIRFLKI, from the coding sequence ATGTTTATAAAAATGTATCTGGTAACGCTGTTTGTTTTTTTTGCGATCGATATGGTTTGGTTAGGTTTAATTGCAAAATCTTTTTATCAATCACAAATAGGATACTTGATGAAAGCAACTCCTAACTGGACTGCGGCAATAATTTTTTATCTACTTTTTATCGTGGGCTTAGTGGTTTTTGTTGTTGCTCCATCTCTCGCGAAACAATCATGGTCTCAAGCGCTATTATTAGGGGCGTTGTTTGGGCTAATTTGCTATGCAACCTACGACCTTACCAATCTAGCTACTATTAAGAACTGGCCTATCCTTGTAACCGTAGTTGATCTTATCTGGGGTACGGTACTCTCTGCATCCGTGTCGTACATAAGCTATAACGTAATAAGATTCCTCAAGATATGA
- the recF gene encoding DNA replication and repair protein RecF (All proteins in this family for which functions are known are DNA-binding proteins that assist the filamentation of RecA onto DNA for the initiation of recombination or recombinational repair.), translated as MRLVSLGLHNFRNIKDASFTIGERLTVFIGDNAKGKTNCLEAVYFLVHGTGFREAKEEELVFFGDKPSTYVEGVFTDESGKISCKVGLVRSETGYAKSFFINKTKKQLRQYKQEPRGVVLFAPEHIEMLTGSPDKRRSYFNKLISQFDYQYKKSLDAYERAVRRRNKILENFEDVIKLRAELTFWNELCIQNAKYVTSVRQKYCDFLNSHPLIESKKFCIEYLKNEFNQSQLDRYEELELKTRRTMCGPQKDDFQIFLSQKKDTTDKNIQKFGSRSEQRLALMWLKIAEIRYYQEDSKFDPILLLDDVFSEFDSTNKEMILDLVKQYQTIASTTDLEIVQLAKKHKIPSEVIKL; from the coding sequence ATGCGTTTAGTATCCTTAGGGCTTCATAACTTTCGCAATATCAAAGATGCATCATTTACCATTGGTGAAAGACTCACCGTTTTTATCGGAGATAATGCTAAAGGGAAGACAAACTGTCTTGAGGCGGTGTATTTTTTAGTTCATGGGACCGGATTTCGCGAAGCGAAAGAGGAGGAGCTCGTTTTTTTTGGTGATAAACCAAGTACATACGTGGAAGGAGTTTTTACCGACGAGTCCGGAAAGATATCGTGCAAGGTAGGACTGGTCAGATCAGAGACAGGTTATGCAAAATCTTTTTTTATCAATAAAACCAAGAAGCAACTTAGGCAATACAAGCAAGAGCCTCGTGGGGTAGTGTTGTTTGCACCAGAGCACATCGAAATGCTAACAGGATCTCCAGATAAGAGAAGATCTTACTTTAATAAATTAATTTCACAGTTCGACTATCAGTATAAAAAAAGTCTCGATGCCTATGAGCGAGCAGTACGAAGAAGAAATAAAATTCTTGAGAATTTTGAAGATGTCATTAAACTTCGAGCCGAGCTTACTTTTTGGAATGAACTATGCATTCAAAATGCAAAGTATGTGACAAGTGTCAGGCAAAAGTACTGCGACTTCCTTAACAGCCATCCACTAATAGAAAGTAAAAAGTTTTGTATAGAGTATCTTAAAAACGAATTTAATCAATCTCAGCTTGATAGGTATGAAGAGCTTGAGTTGAAGACAAGGAGAACGATGTGTGGACCACAGAAAGATGATTTTCAGATTTTTCTCTCACAAAAAAAAGATACCACGGACAAAAACATTCAAAAGTTTGGTTCAAGAAGTGAGCAGCGACTGGCATTGATGTGGCTTAAAATTGCAGAAATACGATACTATCAGGAGGATTCTAAGTTTGATCCTATTCTATTACTCGACGACGTGTTCTCTGAGTTTGATAGTACGAACAAGGAAATGATTCTTGACTTAGTAAAGCAATATCAGACGATTGCCTCTACAACTGACTTGGAGATTGTACAGCTTGCCAAAAAACACAAGATTCCATCTGAGGTTATCAAGCTTTAA
- a CDS encoding DUF1295 domain-containing protein encodes MSPYFTLVALLFIYMSFWFIFSVIKKRNDVADVAWGLGFVFLAWSSFFIHQSYEIKPFLVNMLVSIWGIRLAWHIHARNKNKAEDYRYLEWRKQWGSLFYIRSFLQVYMLQGLFLFLIVSPVLFVNIESPSILNIFDYIGVIIWILGFIFESVGDKQLAVFLNQRTDKAQVLQTGLWKYSRHPNYFGEVTQWWGLFILALSSGGMLTIISPLTITTLILFVSGIPLLEKKQNQNPLYREYAKRTSKFVPLPPRLI; translated from the coding sequence ATGAGCCCGTATTTCACACTCGTAGCACTGCTTTTCATCTACATGAGTTTTTGGTTCATATTTTCTGTAATCAAGAAAAGAAATGATGTTGCGGATGTTGCTTGGGGACTCGGTTTTGTATTCCTCGCTTGGTCATCATTCTTCATTCATCAGAGTTATGAAATTAAACCGTTCCTTGTAAATATGCTCGTTAGCATATGGGGGATTCGACTTGCCTGGCATATTCACGCAAGAAATAAAAATAAAGCGGAGGACTATCGCTATCTTGAATGGCGCAAACAGTGGGGATCGTTATTTTATATAAGGTCTTTTTTACAGGTTTACATGCTACAAGGATTATTTCTTTTTCTTATAGTCTCTCCGGTGTTATTTGTGAACATCGAAAGTCCCTCTATTTTAAATATTTTCGATTATATTGGTGTAATTATTTGGATATTAGGATTTATCTTTGAATCTGTAGGAGACAAACAACTAGCTGTCTTTTTAAATCAAAGAACCGATAAGGCTCAGGTCTTACAAACTGGCTTGTGGAAATATTCACGTCATCCTAATTATTTCGGTGAGGTGACTCAATGGTGGGGATTGTTCATACTCGCTCTATCCTCTGGAGGAATGTTGACAATAATTAGTCCTTTAACAATAACGACACTTATTCTTTTTGTTTCGGGTATCCCACTTCTTGAGAAGAAACAGAACCAAAATCCTCTCTATCGAGAATATGCGAAACGAACAAGTAAGTTCGTTCCTCTGCCCCCTAGACTCATATGA